TGACAGCGGTTCGACGAGGAGAGAGGTGCGGTGAAGTGGAGTTGACCAGCGAGGACGGCAAGCTCACGCCCCGGGAGAGGCTCGGCAGGCGACTGCGTCGCCTCCGCGAGCGCAAGGGGCTGTCACTGCGTCAGCTCTCCGAACTGGTGGGCGGCTACTCGCACAGCTACTTGGGGCGGGTAGAACTGGGTGAACAACTGCCGTCGGAGTCCCTGGTCAACACCCTGGACGAGTTCTTCGAGACGGACGGCGTCCTGGCCGAACTCCTGGAACTCGCCCAGGACCCGCTGATCCCCGGCTACTTCCGCAAGCCCTTCGCCAAGGAGAAAGAGGCCGTACGCATCCAGGTGTTCACGAGCAGCCTGGTCCCCGGACTCGTCCAGACCCCTCAGTACGCGCAGTCGCTCATCCGCAGGTCGCTGCCGGGTGAGACCGACGAACGCGTCAACGAGCGGGTGGCCATCCGCATGGAACGGCAACTCATCCTGGACCGGGAGGAGCCGCCCTTCTACTGGGCGATCATGGACGAGTCGGCGCTGAGGCGAAAGGTCGGCAACGCCCAGTGCATGAAGGACCAGATGTGCCGACTGCTGGACCTGGCGGCCCGGCCACGTGTGACCGTGCAGATCCTGCCGTTCGACCAGGGCGGTTACCCGCTGATGGGCGGAAGCCTGACCTTGCGGACACTGCCCGACGGCGAGACGGTCGCGTTCATCGAGAGCTACGGCTCCGGTGAGCTAGTAGAGTCCCCGGCAAGGGTCCTTGAGCAGACACTGAGATTCGACATGGCGCGCTCACTGGCCCTCACGGACGACGAATCACTCGATCTGATCCGCACATACTTGAAAGAGTACGAAGTTGAAGACGATTCCTGACGCATCGACTCTCCCCGCCTGGCGCAAGTCCAGCTACAGCGACAACGGCGAAGGCGGTTGCATCGAGATCTCGGACGGATACCTCACCGGCGTCCCCGTCCGCGACTCCAAGGCACCCCACGGTCCCGCGCTCGTCTTCGAGACGGCCGCCTGGTCGTCGTTCGTCGGCGCTGTCAAGGCCGAGGGGTTCACCGCCTGAGCCGCGCAGCACCGGAGTAACCGGCCCTCGCAAAACGGGGTCTTCGAAGTCGAGCGGCGCACGGACACCCCGGGTCCCCGGTAGGTGAGTTCCAGGAATGTGACACTCCCCCACCGAAGTGTCACATTCCTGCGCGGACCACCCCTCGGACAGGCACCCGGCAGAGAGCCACCGGAGTGGCGAGCAACAACTGCTTCTTCCGGACGCTGACGCACAGTTGGGGCGGCGTGACCAGCACTCC
The Streptomyces sp. NBC_01485 genome window above contains:
- a CDS encoding DUF5753 domain-containing protein, whose product is MELTSEDGKLTPRERLGRRLRRLRERKGLSLRQLSELVGGYSHSYLGRVELGEQLPSESLVNTLDEFFETDGVLAELLELAQDPLIPGYFRKPFAKEKEAVRIQVFTSSLVPGLVQTPQYAQSLIRRSLPGETDERVNERVAIRMERQLILDREEPPFYWAIMDESALRRKVGNAQCMKDQMCRLLDLAARPRVTVQILPFDQGGYPLMGGSLTLRTLPDGETVAFIESYGSGELVESPARVLEQTLRFDMARSLALTDDESLDLIRTYLKEYEVEDDS
- a CDS encoding DUF397 domain-containing protein — protein: MKTIPDASTLPAWRKSSYSDNGEGGCIEISDGYLTGVPVRDSKAPHGPALVFETAAWSSFVGAVKAEGFTA